One window of the Streptomyces asoensis genome contains the following:
- a CDS encoding RidA family protein, which produces MSEPTRIPAPDGVAAAAQYSHVVMGTGRFVAVAGQLPLDEHRRLVGEGDPQAQARQVFENLRRCLAAAGATFDDVVKLTYFVTDMAHMPAIRAARTAHIPDDRLPAASAVQVAALIHPDFLMEIEAFAVLSE; this is translated from the coding sequence ATGAGCGAACCGACCAGGATCCCCGCCCCCGACGGAGTCGCCGCCGCGGCCCAGTACTCACATGTCGTCATGGGCACCGGCCGTTTCGTGGCCGTCGCCGGTCAGCTCCCGCTCGACGAACACCGCAGGCTGGTCGGCGAGGGCGACCCGCAGGCCCAGGCCCGCCAGGTCTTCGAGAATCTGCGCCGCTGCCTCGCCGCGGCCGGCGCGACCTTCGACGACGTCGTCAAACTCACCTATTTCGTCACGGACATGGCCCATATGCCCGCGATCCGCGCGGCCCGCACCGCCCACATACCCGACGACCGCCTCCCCGCCGCCTCGGCCGTACAGGTCGCCGCCCTGATCCACCCGGACTTCCTGATGGAGATCGAGGCTTTCGCGGTGCTGAGCGAATGA
- a CDS encoding alpha/beta hydrolase → MNQRAAVLCAAAAVVAGTVTAVPAAASPSHSTEPARATALTWKSCGTTGQPKLQCASLEVPLDHAQPGGEQITLALSRVPHTAKTYQGPLLVNPGGPGGRGLSLAGFVASALPKAVSAQYDVIGFDPRGVGKSTPALVCAPGHFASVRPDSVPSTEAIEEANIARARSFATACAKKYARVLPYIDTVSAVRDMDAIRAAVGARRLNYFGYSYGTYLGAVYAKLYPQRVRRLVLDSIVDPTGVWYEDNLTQDLAFNDRHRALMAWIAEYDKTYRLGTDPEQVETKWYAMRAALAEKPAGGRVGASELEDTFLPGGYYNGYWPRLAEAFAAYVNRKDTAPLVAAYENFAAVDAAGDNGYSVYTSVQCRDAFWPRDWDEWRTDNWSVYAKAPFMTWNNAWYNAPCAFWPTGSVGPVNLTNGKLPPTLLFQATEDAATPYEGGATVHALLRGSSLVVEEGGQNHGITLSGNTCLDKHLAAYLTDGTVPRGTGGVDAVCQAQPDPKPAASKVASRTAHGSTLHGLLGFRG, encoded by the coding sequence ATGAACCAACGCGCAGCCGTGCTGTGCGCTGCCGCCGCCGTCGTGGCCGGGACGGTCACCGCCGTGCCCGCCGCCGCGAGCCCCTCGCACTCCACGGAGCCCGCCCGCGCGACGGCGCTCACCTGGAAGAGCTGCGGCACCACCGGGCAGCCGAAGCTCCAGTGCGCGTCCCTGGAGGTGCCGCTCGACCACGCGCAGCCGGGCGGTGAGCAGATCACGCTGGCGCTGTCCCGCGTCCCGCACACCGCGAAGACGTACCAGGGCCCGCTGCTGGTCAACCCCGGCGGCCCCGGCGGCCGGGGGCTGAGCCTCGCGGGATTCGTCGCCTCGGCGCTGCCGAAGGCCGTGTCGGCCCAGTACGACGTCATCGGCTTCGACCCGCGCGGGGTGGGCAAGAGCACGCCCGCGCTGGTCTGCGCGCCCGGCCACTTCGCCTCCGTGCGCCCGGACTCCGTGCCGAGCACCGAGGCGATCGAGGAGGCGAACATCGCCCGCGCGCGGTCCTTCGCCACGGCCTGCGCCAAGAAGTACGCGCGCGTGCTGCCGTACATCGACACGGTCAGCGCCGTACGGGACATGGACGCGATCCGTGCCGCGGTCGGCGCCCGGCGGCTGAACTACTTCGGCTACTCGTACGGCACCTACCTCGGCGCGGTGTACGCCAAGCTCTACCCGCAGCGGGTGCGGCGCCTGGTCCTGGACTCGATCGTCGACCCCACGGGCGTCTGGTACGAGGACAACCTCACCCAGGACCTGGCCTTCAACGACCGGCACCGCGCCCTGATGGCCTGGATCGCCGAATACGACAAGACGTACCGGCTCGGCACCGACCCGGAGCAGGTCGAGACCAAGTGGTACGCGATGCGGGCAGCCCTCGCCGAGAAGCCGGCCGGCGGCAGGGTGGGCGCCTCGGAGCTGGAGGACACCTTCCTGCCCGGCGGCTACTACAACGGCTACTGGCCCCGCCTCGCCGAGGCGTTCGCGGCGTACGTGAACCGCAAGGACACCGCCCCGCTGGTCGCGGCGTACGAGAACTTCGCCGCCGTCGACGCCGCGGGGGACAACGGCTACAGCGTCTACACCTCGGTGCAGTGCCGTGACGCCTTCTGGCCGCGCGACTGGGACGAGTGGCGCACGGACAACTGGTCGGTGTACGCGAAGGCGCCCTTCATGACCTGGAACAACGCCTGGTACAACGCCCCGTGCGCGTTCTGGCCGACCGGGTCCGTGGGGCCGGTGAACCTCACCAACGGCAAGCTGCCGCCGACCCTGCTGTTCCAGGCGACGGAGGACGCGGCCACCCCGTACGAGGGCGGTGCGACGGTCCACGCGCTGCTGCGCGGTTCGAGTCTCGTCGTCGAGGAGGGCGGCCAGAACCACGGCATCACGCTGAGCGGGAACACCTGCCTGGACAAGCACCTGGCGGCGTACCTGACCGACGGCACGGTGCCGCGCGGGACCGGCGGGGTCGACGCGGTGTGCCAGGCACAGCCCGACCCGAAGCCGGCGGCCTCGAAGGTCGCCTCACGCACCGCCCACGGCTCGACGCTGCACGGGCTGCTGGGGTTCCGTGGCTGA
- a CDS encoding Rv2578c family radical SAM protein — protein sequence MRWDNLTVETRHDRPADAALFGADAVTTRTFDTPEFAGITFHEIRARSILNRVPGASRMPFEWTVNPYRGCTHACVYCFARKTHSYLDLDTGTGFDTQIVVKVNAPDLLRRQLASPRWHGEHVAMGTNVDCYQRAEGRYRLMPGILSALRDRANPFSILTKGTLILRDLDLLRQSAEVTDVGVSVSVGFTDTELWRTVEPGTPAPQRRLDVVRTLTDHGIGCGVLMAPVIPFLGDEPAQLRATVRAIAAAGATSVTPLALHLRPGAREWFMAWLGQHHPYLVRRYERLYADGAYAPKWYQRRITRQVHELAEEYGIGPTRAGMPRRIPRPEPVEEPNGSGPTQLSLI from the coding sequence ATGCGCTGGGACAACCTCACCGTGGAGACCCGTCACGACCGGCCGGCCGATGCCGCGCTGTTCGGTGCGGACGCGGTCACGACCAGGACGTTCGACACGCCCGAGTTCGCCGGCATCACGTTCCACGAGATCCGGGCCCGCTCGATCCTCAACCGGGTGCCGGGGGCCTCCCGGATGCCGTTCGAGTGGACGGTGAACCCCTACCGGGGCTGCACGCACGCGTGTGTGTACTGCTTCGCCCGCAAGACGCACAGCTATCTCGACCTCGACACCGGGACCGGCTTCGACACGCAGATCGTCGTCAAGGTGAACGCGCCGGACCTGCTCCGTCGTCAGTTGGCCTCGCCCCGCTGGCACGGGGAGCACGTCGCGATGGGCACGAACGTCGACTGCTACCAGCGCGCGGAGGGCCGCTACCGATTGATGCCGGGCATCCTGTCCGCCCTGCGCGACCGGGCGAACCCCTTCTCGATCCTGACCAAGGGCACCCTGATCCTGCGCGATCTCGACCTGCTGCGGCAGTCCGCCGAGGTGACCGACGTCGGCGTCTCGGTCTCCGTCGGTTTCACCGACACCGAGCTGTGGCGCACCGTGGAGCCGGGCACGCCCGCCCCCCAGCGGCGCCTGGACGTCGTCAGGACCCTCACCGACCACGGGATCGGCTGCGGGGTGCTGATGGCGCCGGTGATCCCGTTCCTCGGTGACGAGCCGGCCCAGCTGCGCGCCACCGTGCGGGCGATCGCGGCCGCCGGGGCCACCTCCGTCACCCCGCTCGCGCTGCATCTGCGCCCCGGCGCCCGCGAGTGGTTCATGGCCTGGCTCGGGCAGCACCACCCCTACCTGGTGCGCCGGTACGAGCGGCTGTACGCGGACGGCGCCTACGCCCCGAAGTGGTACCAGCGGCGGATCACCCGTCAGGTCCACGAGCTGGCCGAGGAGTACGGGATCGGCCCCACGCGCGCGGGGATGCCCCGCCGGATCCCGCGGCCCGAGCCGGTGGAGGAGCCGAACGGGTCCGGGCCGACCCAGCTCTCGCTGATCTGA
- a CDS encoding SRPBCC family protein, translating to MAQVEATTERVVAADPEKVFDTIADYSDARGKLLPEHFSEYEVREGGDGEGTLVHWKLQATSKRVRDCLLEVAEPTDGELVEKDRNSSMVTVWRVTPAGEGKSRVVVTTTWNGAGGIGGFFEKTFAPKGLNRIYDLILDNLATEVEK from the coding sequence ATGGCGCAGGTCGAGGCCACCACCGAGCGGGTCGTCGCCGCGGACCCGGAGAAGGTGTTCGACACCATCGCCGACTACAGCGACGCGCGCGGGAAGCTGCTGCCCGAGCACTTCAGCGAGTACGAGGTGCGCGAGGGCGGCGACGGCGAGGGCACCCTCGTCCACTGGAAGCTCCAGGCCACCAGCAAGCGCGTCCGTGACTGCCTTCTGGAGGTCGCCGAGCCGACCGACGGCGAGCTCGTCGAGAAGGACCGCAACTCCTCGATGGTCACCGTCTGGCGCGTCACCCCGGCGGGCGAGGGCAAGTCCCGCGTCGTCGTCACCACCACCTGGAACGGCGCCGGCGGCATCGGCGGCTTCTTCGAGAAGACGTTCGCGCCCAAGGGCCTCAACCGGATCTACGACCTGATTCTCGACAACCTCGCCACCGAGGTCGAGAAGTAG
- a CDS encoding MFS transporter has protein sequence MGGTMSAQDEPVTAPAREDRPPASAGTTEPGRRRVRLIFFSLMLALLLAALEQMIVATALPKIVGELHGLDRMSWAITAYLLTATVGLPVYGKLGDLLGRKGVFQFAIVVFVIGSALAGRARTMDQLIAFRAVQGVGAGGLMIGVQAIIADIVPPRQRGRFMGIVGAAFGLASVAGPLLGGYFTDHLSWRWCFYINVPFGLLTLAVVTVVLKLPKPTAKPRFDVLGALLLAAASTCLVLLTSWGGTRYAWDSGVVLGLGAGAAAAAVLFLAVERAAAEPLIPLRLFRDSVFNVTALVGLVIGVALFGAASYLPTFLQMVDGATATESGLLMLPMMGGIVGASVLSGQLITHTGRYKIYPVLGSALAALGMWLLSRLEVDTPRLQYSLWMAVLGAGIGLVMPVLVLAVQNSVRPADLGTATSANNYFRQIGGSVGAAIFGTLFADRLTDALRARLPARTGVGLPDPESLTPQLVHALPPQLRDAYIRAYADAMPRIFLYLVPVLVLGLLIAFFLEEKPLVSHHTAESEPAPGNTAVPQTLALNMPHTAGVPVRGTVRHSDGTVVPRAALTLIDVTGQQIGRDAGGKDGRFALAAPGSGAYVLIAAAGGHQPRAVSVTVGERPVELDVVLGGAGRLAGSVLTADGSPVREATVTLTDVHGEVVAGTRSGLEGGYVINEVVAGEYTLAAGAPAFRPAAVPVSVQAARETRQDVELAAGALLRGTVRATGGRPVEDARVTLLDAAGNVVDTLTTGPDGAFRFVDQSSGEYTVIAAGYPPVATVLQVAGGGRTERDLRLGHED, from the coding sequence ATGGGCGGGACCATGTCGGCACAGGACGAGCCGGTCACGGCACCTGCCAGGGAGGACCGGCCGCCGGCGTCGGCCGGCACGACGGAACCCGGCCGACGCCGGGTGCGGCTGATCTTCTTCTCCCTGATGCTCGCACTGCTCCTCGCGGCCCTGGAGCAGATGATCGTCGCCACCGCCCTGCCGAAGATCGTCGGCGAACTGCACGGCCTGGACCGGATGTCCTGGGCGATCACCGCCTATCTGCTCACCGCCACCGTCGGGCTGCCGGTGTACGGCAAACTCGGCGACCTCCTCGGCCGCAAGGGTGTCTTCCAGTTCGCGATCGTCGTCTTCGTCATCGGCTCCGCGCTGGCCGGGCGGGCCCGGACCATGGACCAGCTGATCGCCTTCCGCGCGGTCCAGGGCGTCGGCGCGGGCGGACTCATGATCGGCGTACAGGCGATCATCGCGGACATCGTGCCGCCCCGGCAGCGCGGCCGGTTCATGGGCATCGTCGGCGCCGCCTTCGGCCTCGCCTCGGTCGCCGGACCGCTGCTCGGCGGCTACTTCACGGACCACCTCTCCTGGCGCTGGTGCTTCTACATCAACGTCCCCTTCGGCCTTCTCACCCTCGCCGTCGTCACCGTCGTGCTGAAGCTGCCGAAGCCGACGGCGAAGCCCCGATTCGACGTCCTCGGCGCCCTGTTGCTCGCCGCTGCCTCCACCTGCCTGGTCCTGCTCACCAGTTGGGGCGGCACCCGGTACGCCTGGGACTCCGGAGTCGTCCTCGGCCTCGGCGCGGGAGCGGCGGCCGCGGCCGTCCTGTTCCTCGCCGTGGAGCGCGCCGCCGCCGAACCCCTCATCCCGCTGCGGCTGTTCAGGGACTCCGTCTTCAACGTCACCGCGCTGGTCGGCCTGGTGATCGGCGTCGCGCTGTTCGGCGCCGCGAGCTATCTGCCGACCTTCCTCCAGATGGTCGACGGGGCCACCGCCACCGAGTCGGGGCTGCTGATGCTGCCCATGATGGGCGGCATCGTCGGCGCCTCGGTCCTCTCCGGGCAGCTCATCACGCACACCGGCCGCTACAAGATCTATCCCGTCCTCGGCAGCGCCCTCGCCGCCCTCGGCATGTGGCTGCTGTCCCGGCTGGAGGTCGACACACCCCGGCTCCAGTACAGCCTCTGGATGGCCGTCCTCGGCGCCGGCATCGGGCTGGTGATGCCCGTGCTCGTCCTCGCCGTGCAGAACTCCGTGCGCCCCGCCGACCTCGGCACCGCCACCAGCGCCAACAACTACTTCCGGCAGATCGGCGGCAGTGTCGGCGCGGCGATCTTCGGCACGCTCTTCGCCGACCGGCTCACCGACGCCCTGCGCGCCCGCCTGCCCGCCCGCACCGGCGTGGGCCTCCCGGACCCCGAGTCCCTCACCCCGCAACTCGTCCACGCCCTGCCCCCGCAGCTGCGCGACGCCTACATCCGCGCCTACGCCGACGCCATGCCGAGGATCTTCCTCTACCTCGTGCCGGTGCTGGTCCTCGGCCTGCTCATCGCCTTCTTCCTCGAGGAGAAACCGCTGGTGTCCCACCACACCGCCGAATCGGAACCCGCGCCCGGGAACACGGCGGTCCCGCAGACCCTCGCGCTCAACATGCCGCACACCGCCGGCGTGCCCGTCCGCGGCACGGTGCGGCACTCCGACGGGACCGTGGTGCCCCGCGCGGCGCTCACCCTCATCGATGTGACCGGGCAGCAGATCGGCCGGGACGCCGGCGGCAAGGACGGACGGTTCGCGCTGGCCGCGCCCGGCTCCGGGGCGTACGTCCTGATCGCCGCCGCCGGCGGTCACCAGCCGCGGGCCGTCTCCGTCACCGTCGGCGAGCGCCCCGTCGAACTGGACGTCGTCCTCGGCGGTGCCGGACGCCTCGCCGGGAGTGTGCTGACCGCCGACGGATCCCCGGTGCGGGAGGCCACCGTCACCCTCACCGACGTCCACGGCGAGGTCGTCGCCGGCACCCGCAGCGGCCTCGAGGGCGGCTATGTCATCAACGAGGTCGTCGCCGGGGAGTACACCCTCGCCGCCGGCGCGCCCGCCTTCCGCCCGGCCGCCGTTCCGGTCAGCGTCCAGGCCGCCCGGGAGACCCGCCAGGACGTCGAACTCGCCGCGGGCGCCCTGCTGCGCGGCACCGTCCGGGCCACCGGCGGGCGGCCCGTCGAGGACGCGCGCGTGACCCTCCTGGACGCGGCGGGCAACGTCGTGGACACCCTCACCACGGGGCCCGACGGCGCCTTCCGCTTCGTCGACCAGTCCTCCGGCGAGTACACCGTCATCGCCGCCGGTTACCCGCCGGTCGCCACCGTCCTCCAAGTGGCGGGCGGCGGCCGCACGGAACGCGACCTTCGGCTCGGCCACGAGGACTGA
- a CDS encoding SpoIIE family protein phosphatase encodes MDRGTERDVPPSRGEGGGGSADAGRVPLAVVVVDREGLVSHWSTGARRLFGVVKEEAIGQPAIDLLPVSGALPEPDDDLPDGGYDGYGDYAAYDGLGPGLDSSLDRGLGYPAAGRARLTVPERSEMGVPLPAGWGKDRERGRVDVLWWAYPLVGPGTERLLVLAADAAGLHQDEPADPLAVERIAPAFALHTDFPGAAELARRLPEILPSMSVGESARIVAQILELGYPVLEFSQNDRVPVTPDWGVARRVERRARRERAARAVSEGAPVPQELVDEGEDLEYVAVRERLEFLNEVSGKIGTSLDLSRTILEVSRAVVPRFTDVAGTYLREQVVAGEGFPDGVPDTTTMWHRVAVEHTDEPGRWDDVVPVGEAMPFPAHTPFFQCMTTGQPVLVPRISEQMGHAIASQFEKRDIRPLITGRSMLVVPLKARNVVLGFMILLRHPERALFNDMDRVTGAELAARAGLVLDNARMYTYQESVAETLQDSMLPHIPPRMAGCDIATRYLPGTLLGRVGGDWFDSVKLPGARTALVVGDVMGHGLHSAAMMGQLRTAVQTMAALDLPPAQLLRNLDDLAQRLGDTYLATCLYAVYDPIEGELHLANAGHIPPVLVRAVDGRSELLDLPTGAPIGVGGVPFEAVRVRVEPGDRLVMCTDGLVEVRGEDIGVGLATLCESAAHPAASMDDACDTIIRALNTRGGRKDDVALLLARLNGIEPDDVAEWRFPLDPAEVGRARAVVREQLHDWGLAKSADAAELMVSELVTNAVRHSRRSPVALRLVRGDTLLCEVEDDDHELPTLLSAGPGDEAGRGLRVVSALAREWGTSRTGAGKSVWFELTLPRRTAGR; translated from the coding sequence ATGGACCGTGGCACCGAGCGGGACGTACCTCCCAGCCGCGGAGAGGGTGGGGGAGGGTCCGCCGACGCCGGGCGCGTCCCACTGGCCGTGGTCGTGGTGGACCGTGAGGGGCTCGTCTCCCACTGGAGCACCGGCGCACGCCGGCTCTTCGGCGTCGTCAAGGAGGAGGCGATCGGCCAGCCCGCCATCGACCTGCTCCCCGTCTCCGGCGCGCTCCCCGAGCCGGACGACGATCTTCCGGACGGCGGATACGACGGCTACGGGGACTACGCGGCCTACGACGGACTCGGGCCCGGCCTCGACTCCTCCCTCGACCGGGGCCTCGGCTACCCGGCCGCCGGACGGGCCCGGCTGACCGTGCCCGAGCGAAGCGAGATGGGGGTCCCCCTGCCCGCAGGGTGGGGGAAGGACCGCGAGCGTGGTCGCGTCGACGTGCTGTGGTGGGCGTACCCGCTGGTCGGGCCGGGCACGGAACGGCTGCTGGTACTGGCCGCGGACGCGGCGGGACTGCACCAGGACGAACCGGCGGACCCCCTGGCCGTCGAACGCATCGCGCCCGCCTTCGCACTGCACACCGACTTCCCCGGCGCCGCGGAACTCGCCCGGCGGCTGCCCGAGATCCTGCCCAGCATGAGCGTCGGCGAAAGCGCTCGCATCGTCGCGCAGATCCTCGAACTCGGCTATCCCGTACTGGAGTTCAGCCAGAACGACCGGGTGCCCGTGACCCCCGACTGGGGCGTGGCCCGGCGAGTCGAGCGCAGAGCGCGCCGGGAGCGGGCCGCCCGCGCCGTCTCCGAAGGGGCGCCCGTACCGCAGGAGCTCGTCGACGAGGGCGAGGACCTCGAGTACGTCGCCGTCCGTGAGCGACTGGAGTTCCTCAACGAGGTCAGCGGGAAGATCGGCACATCCCTCGACCTCTCCCGCACCATCCTGGAGGTCAGCAGAGCCGTCGTCCCGCGCTTCACCGACGTCGCCGGCACCTATCTGCGCGAACAGGTCGTCGCCGGGGAGGGGTTCCCCGACGGCGTGCCGGACACGACCACCATGTGGCACCGGGTCGCCGTCGAGCACACCGACGAACCCGGCCGCTGGGACGACGTCGTACCCGTCGGCGAGGCCATGCCGTTCCCCGCGCACACCCCGTTCTTCCAGTGCATGACGACCGGACAGCCCGTCCTCGTGCCGCGCATCAGCGAGCAGATGGGCCACGCCATCGCCTCGCAGTTCGAGAAACGCGACATCCGGCCCCTGATCACCGGCCGTTCCATGCTGGTCGTCCCGCTGAAGGCCCGTAACGTCGTCCTCGGCTTCATGATCCTGCTGCGCCACCCGGAGCGCGCCCTCTTCAACGACATGGACCGGGTCACCGGCGCCGAACTCGCCGCCCGCGCGGGCCTCGTGCTCGACAACGCGCGCATGTACACCTACCAGGAGAGCGTCGCCGAGACCCTCCAGGACAGCATGCTGCCGCACATCCCGCCGCGCATGGCCGGCTGTGACATCGCCACCCGCTATCTGCCGGGTACGTTGCTCGGGCGGGTCGGCGGCGACTGGTTCGACTCGGTGAAGCTGCCCGGCGCGCGCACCGCCCTCGTCGTCGGCGACGTCATGGGACACGGTCTCCACTCGGCCGCCATGATGGGGCAGTTGCGGACGGCCGTGCAGACCATGGCCGCCCTCGATCTGCCGCCCGCCCAACTCCTGCGCAACCTCGACGACTTGGCGCAACGGCTGGGCGACACCTATCTCGCGACCTGTCTGTACGCCGTCTACGACCCGATCGAGGGCGAGCTGCACCTCGCCAACGCGGGCCACATCCCACCCGTGTTGGTGCGTGCCGTCGACGGCCGCAGCGAACTCCTCGACCTGCCCACCGGCGCGCCCATCGGGGTCGGCGGGGTGCCCTTCGAGGCGGTACGCGTGCGCGTGGAGCCGGGCGACCGGCTGGTGATGTGCACCGACGGGCTGGTGGAGGTACGCGGCGAGGACATCGGCGTAGGGCTCGCGACCCTCTGCGAGTCCGCCGCCCACCCGGCCGCCTCCATGGACGACGCCTGCGACACCATCATCCGCGCCCTCAACACCCGCGGCGGCCGCAAGGACGACGTGGCCCTGCTCCTGGCGCGCCTCAACGGCATCGAGCCGGACGACGTCGCCGAGTGGCGGTTCCCCCTCGACCCGGCGGAGGTCGGCCGGGCCCGCGCGGTGGTCCGCGAACAGCTGCACGACTGGGGCCTGGCGAAGTCGGCCGACGCCGCCGAGCTGATGGTGAGCGAGCTCGTCACCAATGCCGTACGGCACTCCCGCCGGAGCCCCGTGGCCCTGCGCCTCGTCCGCGGCGACACGCTGCTGTGCGAGGTCGAGGACGACGACCACGAGCTGCCGACCCTGCTGAGCGCCGGGCCCGGCGACGAGGCCGGGCGGGGGCTGCGCGTGGTGAGCGCGCTGGCCCGCGAGTGGGGCACCAGCCGTACGGGCGCGGGGAAGTCGGTGTGGTTCGAGCTGACGCTGCCGCGCCGCACCGCAGGGCGCTGA
- a CDS encoding class I SAM-dependent methyltransferase: protein MSVTSRYREAWEGFWREAPQEPGGVFWDADPKVTAALHLALFEPHLADPGLALVDLGCGNGTQTRYFADRFPHVVGADLSAAALDHARRADPAGQATYRLLDAVEKGAAETLHAELGDTNVYMRGVLHQCEPDDRQPLVDGIAALLGERGRVFLVELSEAARPVLGGLAQSPAGPPPKLAPIFRHGIAPGEVADDAVPGYLRTAGLTVLASGELPLVTTEFAPDGTRIELPSKWQVAARVE, encoded by the coding sequence ATGAGCGTGACGAGTCGGTACCGGGAGGCGTGGGAGGGCTTCTGGCGCGAGGCTCCACAGGAGCCGGGCGGTGTGTTCTGGGACGCGGATCCGAAGGTGACCGCCGCCCTCCACCTGGCCCTCTTCGAACCTCATCTCGCCGACCCCGGGCTGGCGCTGGTGGACCTCGGCTGCGGCAACGGCACCCAGACCCGGTACTTCGCCGACCGCTTCCCGCATGTCGTCGGCGCGGACCTGTCCGCCGCGGCCCTCGACCACGCCCGCCGCGCCGACCCCGCCGGACAGGCCACGTACCGGCTGCTGGACGCGGTCGAGAAGGGCGCGGCCGAGACGCTGCACGCCGAACTCGGGGACACCAACGTCTACATGAGGGGCGTCCTGCACCAGTGCGAGCCCGACGACCGGCAGCCGCTGGTGGACGGGATCGCCGCGCTGCTGGGGGAGCGTGGCCGGGTCTTCCTCGTCGAACTGTCGGAGGCCGCCCGCCCCGTCCTCGGCGGACTGGCACAGAGTCCGGCCGGCCCGCCGCCGAAGCTCGCGCCGATCTTCCGGCACGGCATCGCCCCCGGCGAAGTGGCCGACGACGCGGTGCCCGGGTATCTGCGCACCGCCGGTCTCACGGTCCTGGCCTCCGGTGAACTGCCCCTGGTCACCACCGAGTTCGCGCCCGACGGCACCCGGATCGAGCTGCCGTCGAAGTGGCAGGTGGCCGCCCGCGTCGAGTGA
- a CDS encoding DoxX family protein has translation MFTDHSTAYVVVTVVGAVMAGFSAASIFLGAEWTVKPLADYGVPRSWWPWLGAAKAAGAAGLLAGLFVPVVGVLAAIGLVLYFLGAAGTVLRARWFAHLPFPLVYAAPAVASLVLAF, from the coding sequence ATGTTCACCGACCACTCCACCGCATACGTCGTCGTCACCGTTGTCGGAGCTGTCATGGCGGGCTTCTCGGCCGCCTCGATCTTCCTCGGCGCCGAGTGGACGGTGAAGCCGCTGGCCGACTACGGAGTGCCGCGCTCGTGGTGGCCGTGGCTCGGCGCGGCCAAGGCCGCGGGCGCTGCCGGTCTGCTGGCCGGGCTGTTCGTGCCCGTGGTCGGTGTGCTCGCCGCGATCGGTCTGGTCCTGTACTTCCTGGGCGCCGCCGGCACCGTGCTGCGGGCCCGCTGGTTCGCGCATCTGCCGTTCCCACTGGTCTACGCGGCGCCGGCGGTGGCCTCGCTGGTGCTGGCGTTCTGA
- a CDS encoding sigma-70 family RNA polymerase sigma factor, with the protein MTTHTALPPERFEADRPHLRAVAHRMLGSLSEAEDAVQETWLRATRADVGDVENLSGWLTTVVGRVCLNMLRSRRTRPEVPLDAQVTEPAVATAEGGDPEEEALLADSVGVALLVVLDTLAPAERLAFVLHDLFAVPFDTIAPMIERTPATTRQLASRARRRVRGGAPVTPGGTGTPDTVSPGLAAPAAAADRARQRRVADAFLAATRGGDFEALLALLHPDVVLTADRFVVPTPEPITVSGARPVAEGAMAATGRARFTGLALLDGRVGLAMAPHGRLRLVLLFTITEGGITRIDVVADRERLDGIEVAVLDTIGAESVGAGPVDTAPVGADD; encoded by the coding sequence ATGACCACGCACACCGCCCTGCCACCGGAGCGTTTCGAGGCCGACCGGCCTCATCTGCGCGCCGTCGCCCACCGCATGCTCGGCTCACTCAGCGAGGCGGAGGACGCCGTTCAGGAGACATGGCTCAGGGCGACCCGGGCGGACGTCGGTGACGTGGAGAACCTCAGCGGGTGGCTCACCACGGTCGTGGGCCGGGTGTGCCTGAACATGCTCCGCTCTCGAAGAACACGGCCCGAGGTGCCGCTCGACGCCCAGGTGACCGAGCCCGCGGTCGCCACGGCGGAGGGCGGCGACCCCGAGGAGGAGGCGCTGCTCGCCGACTCGGTCGGGGTGGCGCTTCTGGTCGTGCTGGACACGCTCGCCCCGGCCGAGCGGCTGGCGTTCGTGCTGCACGACCTGTTCGCCGTGCCGTTCGACACCATCGCCCCGATGATCGAGCGGACTCCGGCCACGACACGGCAACTGGCCAGCCGGGCCCGCCGCCGCGTCAGGGGCGGCGCTCCCGTCACCCCCGGCGGTACCGGGACTCCTGACACCGTCAGCCCCGGCCTCGCCGCACCCGCGGCCGCCGCCGACCGGGCCCGGCAACGCCGGGTCGCCGACGCGTTCCTGGCCGCAACCAGGGGCGGCGACTTCGAGGCGCTGCTCGCCCTGCTGCACCCGGACGTGGTCCTCACCGCCGACCGCTTCGTCGTCCCGACGCCGGAGCCCATCACGGTCAGCGGCGCCCGACCCGTGGCCGAGGGCGCGATGGCGGCGACCGGCCGGGCCCGGTTCACCGGCCTCGCCCTGCTCGACGGCCGGGTCGGCCTCGCGATGGCGCCGCACGGCAGGCTGCGGCTGGTTCTGCTGTTCACGATCACGGAGGGCGGGATCACCAGGATCGACGTGGTGGCGGATCGGGAGCGGCTGGACGGTATCGAGGTGGCGGTGCTCGACACCATCGGGGCCGAGTCCGTGGGCGCCGGACCCGTCGACACCGCGCCCGTGGGCGCCGACGACTGA